A genomic segment from Luteibacter aegosomatis encodes:
- a CDS encoding alpha/beta hydrolase codes for MSDTAEFHFEGGRDGVLLIHGLTGTPTEMRLVGKGLNRAGFTVVGVQLAGHCGTEEDLIATSWEDWYASVERAAEALRGQVDRLFVAGLSMGAVLALRLAAVRPDWVSGVGVFGATFRYDGWSMPWIARRMGFILPICKRLGIGRGRSFLELPPYGIRDERLRAQVTSAMHSGDSKSAGLPGNPWFAVAEMMALARDVRRRLRHVAAPCFVAHALEDDIASVASNADLVASRVSGPIEMLLLGDSYHMITIDRERRMLIERTADFFGRIARDARPTRMAA; via the coding sequence GTGAGCGACACGGCGGAATTCCATTTCGAAGGCGGCCGCGACGGCGTCCTGCTCATCCACGGGCTCACCGGCACCCCGACCGAAATGCGCCTGGTCGGCAAGGGCCTCAACCGGGCCGGCTTCACCGTCGTCGGCGTCCAACTCGCCGGCCATTGCGGCACCGAGGAAGACCTCATCGCCACCTCGTGGGAAGACTGGTACGCCAGCGTCGAGCGCGCGGCGGAGGCCCTGCGTGGCCAGGTCGACCGCCTCTTCGTGGCCGGGCTGTCGATGGGAGCCGTGCTCGCGCTGCGCCTCGCCGCCGTCCGTCCCGATTGGGTATCCGGCGTGGGCGTCTTCGGCGCCACCTTTCGCTACGACGGCTGGTCGATGCCCTGGATCGCGCGGCGCATGGGCTTCATCCTGCCCATCTGCAAGCGACTGGGTATCGGGCGGGGCCGCAGCTTCCTCGAACTGCCGCCATACGGCATCCGCGACGAACGCCTGCGCGCGCAGGTGACTTCGGCGATGCACTCGGGCGACAGCAAGAGCGCCGGCCTGCCCGGGAACCCCTGGTTCGCGGTGGCCGAGATGATGGCGCTGGCCCGCGACGTGCGCCGTCGCCTGCGCCACGTCGCCGCACCGTGCTTCGTGGCACACGCCCTGGAGGACGACATCGCCAGCGTCGCGTCCAACGCCGACCTCGTGGCGAGCCGCGTGAGCGGGCCCATCGAGATGCTGCTGCTCGGCGACAGCTACCACATGATCACCATCGACCGCGAACGCCGCATGCTCATCGAGCGCACCGCCGATTTCTTCGGCCGCATCGCGCGCGATGCCCGTCCGACCCGCATGGCGGCCTGA
- a CDS encoding sensor histidine kinase, giving the protein MPERRSAGKRPTRPSLRRRLLTFLLVPVLGVLVLDAVIGYFVALAYSNHIHDNDLSDQALTLSEMIDNDALAGELTEQARFLLEYDPDGRNYYTVVSDRHGRIIGNAKLEGPGEAVGIDESPKLYDTVLGRRPLRAAVMRMANRHEAGDTLTITVAENLRDRHTRAREILFLTLPMQALLIAAVLLLVWFGVSHGLRVLEPLTARLGRREHDLGPIGEEDVPVEILPLTRTIDDLFARMRNMLGLQERFIADAAHQLRTPLAGIQLHVERYGTVTDDAQRAEAMAHVRRLAARAARTSAQLLALTRTQSPDLPDHDGMAVIDLSQVVPEAVAMRVHQAIALGVDLGYEGIQRPALVRGDALQVQEVIDNLIDNAFHYAGRDHSVTVSVEDAIADIVLAVEDDGPGVPDAFLAQLGERFFRVPGGDEDGTGLGLAIVESIAERHAARVEFTRGEAGGLRVEIRFPAQPSGQAGESP; this is encoded by the coding sequence ATGCCTGAGCGCCGTTCCGCGGGGAAGCGTCCCACCCGCCCGAGCCTCCGCCGCCGCCTGCTCACCTTCCTGCTCGTGCCCGTGCTGGGCGTGCTCGTGCTCGATGCCGTGATCGGCTACTTCGTGGCCCTGGCCTATTCCAACCACATCCACGACAACGATCTCTCCGACCAGGCGCTGACGCTTTCGGAAATGATCGACAACGACGCCCTGGCGGGCGAACTGACGGAACAGGCGCGTTTCCTGCTCGAATACGACCCCGACGGCCGCAACTATTACACGGTGGTCAGCGACCGCCATGGGCGGATCATCGGCAACGCCAAGCTCGAGGGTCCCGGCGAAGCCGTCGGCATCGACGAATCCCCGAAGCTCTACGACACCGTGCTCGGGCGGCGCCCCCTGCGCGCGGCGGTGATGCGCATGGCCAACCGCCATGAAGCGGGCGACACCCTCACCATCACCGTGGCGGAGAACCTCCGCGACCGCCATACCCGCGCGCGCGAAATCCTTTTCCTCACCCTGCCCATGCAGGCGCTGCTGATCGCCGCGGTACTGCTGCTGGTGTGGTTCGGCGTGAGCCACGGCCTGCGCGTGCTCGAGCCGCTCACCGCGCGTCTGGGCCGGCGCGAGCACGACCTCGGCCCCATCGGCGAAGAAGACGTGCCGGTGGAGATCCTCCCCCTCACCCGCACCATCGACGATCTGTTCGCGCGCATGCGCAACATGCTGGGCCTGCAGGAGCGATTCATCGCCGACGCCGCGCACCAGCTGCGCACGCCGCTGGCCGGCATCCAGCTGCACGTCGAGCGCTACGGCACCGTGACGGACGACGCGCAGCGAGCGGAGGCCATGGCCCACGTACGGCGGCTCGCCGCCCGCGCGGCGCGCACCTCGGCGCAGCTGCTCGCCCTCACCCGCACGCAATCGCCCGACCTGCCCGACCACGACGGCATGGCCGTGATCGATCTCTCCCAGGTGGTGCCCGAAGCGGTGGCGATGCGCGTGCACCAGGCCATCGCGCTCGGCGTCGACCTCGGCTACGAAGGCATCCAACGCCCGGCCCTCGTGCGTGGCGACGCCTTGCAGGTGCAGGAGGTCATCGACAACCTCATCGACAACGCCTTCCATTACGCCGGACGCGACCACAGCGTGACCGTCTCCGTGGAAGACGCCATCGCCGACATCGTGCTGGCCGTGGAAGACGACGGCCCCGGCGTGCCGGACGCCTTCCTCGCCCAGCTCGGCGAGCGTTTCTTTCGCGTGCCCGGTGGCGACGAGGACGGCACGGGCCTGGGCCTGGCCATCGTCGAAAGCATCGCCGAGCGCCATGCCGCCCGCGTGGAATTCACCCGCGGCGAGGCCGGGGGCCTGCGCGTGGAGATCCGTTTCCCCGCGCAGCCTTCGGGCCAGGCCGGCGAGTCGCCATGA
- a CDS encoding EamA family transporter: MNGLTLALWIANVVLDTGGQLAFKAAAGDDRAGDGLARWKYMFARPWIWVGIGSYVAEFLVWIAFLSLVPLSEGVLLGSINIIAIMIAGRFLFHERLSPLRVTGIVLVAIGVAVVGAGA, from the coding sequence ATGAACGGTCTTACGCTGGCGCTGTGGATCGCCAACGTCGTGCTCGATACCGGCGGCCAGCTCGCGTTCAAGGCGGCCGCCGGCGACGACCGCGCGGGCGACGGCCTCGCCCGCTGGAAATACATGTTCGCGCGGCCGTGGATCTGGGTGGGCATCGGCAGCTACGTGGCCGAGTTCCTCGTGTGGATCGCCTTCCTCTCGCTGGTGCCGCTCTCCGAGGGCGTGCTGCTGGGGTCGATCAACATCATCGCCATCATGATCGCCGGCCGTTTCCTGTTCCACGAACGCCTGAGTCCCTTGCGCGTCACCGGCATCGTGCTGGTCGCGATCGGCGTGGCGGTGGTGGGAGCCGGCGCATGA
- a CDS encoding DMT family transporter — MKRFYLLGFALLLAFDTLNLVCFKMAGNHALPVEMSTAWLTRVFSHPWIYGAVAGYIGAFVTWMSLLKHAPIGPAFAASHLEVVSVMLLSWWVFAEPVTPTQILGALAIVAGIVCLAFAESGDEAAADAVTA; from the coding sequence ATGAAGCGGTTCTACCTGTTGGGCTTCGCCCTGCTGCTGGCCTTCGACACCCTGAACCTCGTGTGCTTCAAGATGGCGGGCAACCATGCCTTGCCCGTGGAGATGAGCACGGCATGGCTCACGCGCGTGTTCTCGCATCCCTGGATCTACGGCGCGGTGGCCGGTTACATCGGCGCCTTCGTCACCTGGATGAGCCTGCTCAAGCATGCACCCATCGGTCCCGCCTTCGCCGCGTCGCACCTCGAAGTGGTGAGCGTGATGCTGCTTTCCTGGTGGGTGTTCGCCGAACCGGTCACGCCCACGCAGATCCTGGGCGCACTGGCGATCGTCGCGGGCATCGTCTGCCTGGCCTTCGCCGAAAGCGGTGACGAGGCGGCCGCCGATGCGGTTACGGCCTGA
- a CDS encoding response regulator, translating to MRILLAEDDASIAAAVRASLEQSGHAVDHVNDGLSADTALRGHDYDLLVLDLGLPSLDGSDVLARARKRGSGVPVLVITAREGLKERVRVLDLGADDYLVKPFALVEFEARVRALARRRTSNGTPEFRIARLRLDIPGHRAWVGDAPLDLTAREFGLIEALATRADKVTSRTQLVEALCNWDEDLTDNGLDIALHRLRKKLQGSGTSVRTIRGLGYLLEETPDA from the coding sequence ATGCGCATTCTCCTCGCCGAAGACGACGCCTCCATCGCCGCCGCCGTACGGGCCTCCCTCGAACAGAGCGGCCACGCGGTGGACCACGTGAACGATGGCCTCAGTGCCGACACCGCCTTGCGCGGCCACGACTACGACCTGCTCGTGCTCGACCTGGGGCTTCCCTCGCTCGACGGCAGCGACGTGCTCGCCCGCGCGCGCAAGCGCGGCTCGGGCGTGCCCGTGCTGGTGATCACCGCGCGCGAAGGGCTGAAGGAGCGCGTGCGCGTACTCGACCTCGGCGCCGACGACTACCTCGTGAAGCCGTTCGCCCTGGTCGAGTTCGAAGCGCGCGTGCGCGCCCTCGCCCGCCGCCGCACGAGCAACGGCACGCCGGAATTCCGCATCGCACGTCTGCGCCTGGACATCCCCGGCCATCGCGCCTGGGTGGGCGACGCACCGCTCGACCTCACGGCTCGCGAATTCGGCCTGATCGAAGCGCTGGCCACCCGCGCCGACAAGGTCACCAGCCGTACGCAACTGGTCGAGGCGCTGTGCAACTGGGACGAAGACCTCACCGACAACGGACTGGACATCGCCCTGCACCGCCTGCGCAAGAAGCTCCAGGGATCGGGCACCAGCGTGCGCACGATCCGGGGCCTCGGTTACCTGCTCGAAGAAACGCCGGATGCCTGA